Within Actinosynnema pretiosum, the genomic segment GCGTCGCGCGGGTGCCGGTCGACCACCGCGGACACGGTCTTGGTGGGGGCGACGTTGTAGTCCGGCCCAGGGACCGCGCCGTCCGTTGCGTCCACCGCGTCGAACTCGGCCGCCACCTGGGCCGGGTTCTTGGTGGAGGCGTACCTGCCGCACACAACCGATCACCTCCTGGCTCATCGTCGCACGTCGCGGCGACCGGTGCGAGCCGCCGGGAACGGGATGCGGGATCATCTGGGCATGACGCAGCAGTGGCCCGCCCGCACCGCCGGCGGTCCCGTCAACGCGACGGTACCGGTCCCCGGCTCGAAGTCGATCACCAATCGCGCGCTGGTGCTCGCCGCCATCGCCGACGCCCCCTCGGTGCTGCGCGCGCCGCTGCGCAGCCGGGACACGCTGCTGATGGCGGAGGCGCTGCGCGCGCTGGGGGCGCGGATCGAGGACGGCCCGGACGGGTCGTGGCTGGTGCAGCCGGGTGAGCTGCGCGGGTCGGCGCGGGTGGACTGCGGGCTGGCGGGCACGGTCATGCGCTTCCTGCCGCCGGTCGCCGCGCTCGCCGCGGGCGAGGTCGTGTTCGACGGCGACGAGCAGGCGCGGGTGCGGCCCATGGGGACCGTGCTGGGCGCGCTGCGGGCGCTGGGCGCGGACGTGGACGGCGACGCGCTGCCGTTCACCCTGCGCGGCGCGGGCGGGCTGCCCGGCGGCGAGGTGGTGATCGACGCGTCGGCGTCCTCCCAGTTCGTGTCGGGCCTGCTGCTGTCGGGCGCGCGGTACGACGAGGGCGTGACCGTGGCGCACGAGGGCGAGCCGGTGCCGTCGCTGCCGCACATCGAGATGACCGTGGCGATGCTGCGCGAGGCCGGGGTCGTGGTGGACGACTCGGGGCGGGACACCTGGCGGGTCGAGCCGGGGCCGGTCGCGGGGCGCGAGTGGGACGTGGAGCCGGACCTGTCGAACGCGACGCCGTTCCTGGCCGCCGCGGCGGTGACCGGCGGCGAGGTGCTCGTGCCGGGGTGGCCCGCCGCGACGACGCAGGCCGGTGACGCGATCCGGGGCATCCTGGCGGAGATGGGCTGCTCGGTGGAGCTGGGCGCGGACGGGCTGCGGGTGCGCGGCGGCGAGCTGCGCGGGGTGGACCTGGACCTGCACGACGTGGGCGAGCTGACCCCGACCGTGGTGGCGCTGGCGGTGTTCGCGTCCGGGCCGACGGTGCTGCGCGGCATCGCGCACCTGCGCGGGCACGAGACCGACCGGCTCGCGGCGCTGGTCGCCGAGGTGAACGGGCTGGGCGGGGACGCCGAGGAGACCGAGGACGGGCTGCTGATCCGGCCGAGGGCGCTGCGCGGCGGCACGTGGCGGGCGTACGCGGACCACCGGATGGCCACGGCCGGGGCGATCGTCGGGCTGCGGGTGCCCGGTGTGGAGGTGGACGACATCGGCACGACGTCCAAGACGATCCCGGACTTCCCCGGCATGTGGGCGGCGATGCTCGGGCAGCGCTGACGTGGGACGGGATTGGCGCAAGCTGGACGAGTCCGACGTCCGGGTGCGGCCGGGCAAGGGGACCAGGCCCAGGAGCAAGCGGCGGCCGGAGCACGCGGACGCGGTGGGCGCGATGGTCGTCGGCGTCGACCGGGGCCGCTGGACGTGCGCGGTGGACTCCGACCCCGCGCTGCTGGTGACGGCGATGCGGGCGCGGGAGCTGGGGCGCACGCCGGTGGTGGTCGGGGACCAGGTCGGGCTGGTCGGGGACACCTCGGGGCAGCCGGACACGCTGGCCAGGATCGTGCGGGTGGAGGAGCGGTCCAGCGTGCTGCGGCGGACCGCGGACGACACGGACCCGTTCGAGCGGGTCGTGGTGGCGAACGCGGCGCAGCTGGTGATCGTGACGGCGCTGGCCGAGCCGGAGCCGAGGCGCGGGTTCATCGACCGGTGCCTGGTGGCGGCCTACGCGGGTGGGCTGGAGCCGCTGCTGTGCCTGACGAAGTCGGACCTGGCGTCGGCGGACGAGCTGCTGGAGGCGTACGCGGAGCTGGACGTCCCGGTGGTGGTGACCCGGTCGGACGAGGACCCGGTCGCGCTGCGGGAGCGGCTGGTGAACCGGTTGTCGGCGCTGATCGGGCACTCGGGCGTCGGCAAGTCGACGCTGGTCAACCGGCTGGTCCCGGACGCGAACCGGGCCGTGGGCGTGGTGAGCGGGGTCGGGAAGGGGCGGCACACGTCGACCCAGGCGGTGGCGCTGGCGCTGCCCGAGGGCGGGTGGGCGGTGGACACGCCGGGCATCCGCTCGTTCGGGCTGGCGCACATCACGCCGGACGACATCGTGATGGCGTTCCCGGACATGAAGGAGATGGCCGAGGAGTGCCCGCCGGGGTGCGGTCACCTGGGCGGCGAGGAGGACCCGGAGTGCAGGCTCGACGAGCTGGTCACGACGGGGGCCGCGACCGAGCGGCGGCTGGAGTCGCTGCGGCGGCTGCTGGAGTCGCGGGGGAAGTTGGAGGAGTACGACTAGGGGCGGTCCG encodes:
- the aroA gene encoding 3-phosphoshikimate 1-carboxyvinyltransferase, which encodes MTQQWPARTAGGPVNATVPVPGSKSITNRALVLAAIADAPSVLRAPLRSRDTLLMAEALRALGARIEDGPDGSWLVQPGELRGSARVDCGLAGTVMRFLPPVAALAAGEVVFDGDEQARVRPMGTVLGALRALGADVDGDALPFTLRGAGGLPGGEVVIDASASSQFVSGLLLSGARYDEGVTVAHEGEPVPSLPHIEMTVAMLREAGVVVDDSGRDTWRVEPGPVAGREWDVEPDLSNATPFLAAAAVTGGEVLVPGWPAATTQAGDAIRGILAEMGCSVELGADGLRVRGGELRGVDLDLHDVGELTPTVVALAVFASGPTVLRGIAHLRGHETDRLAALVAEVNGLGGDAEETEDGLLIRPRALRGGTWRAYADHRMATAGAIVGLRVPGVEVDDIGTTSKTIPDFPGMWAAMLGQR
- the rsgA gene encoding ribosome small subunit-dependent GTPase A; amino-acid sequence: MGRDWRKLDESDVRVRPGKGTRPRSKRRPEHADAVGAMVVGVDRGRWTCAVDSDPALLVTAMRARELGRTPVVVGDQVGLVGDTSGQPDTLARIVRVEERSSVLRRTADDTDPFERVVVANAAQLVIVTALAEPEPRRGFIDRCLVAAYAGGLEPLLCLTKSDLASADELLEAYAELDVPVVVTRSDEDPVALRERLVNRLSALIGHSGVGKSTLVNRLVPDANRAVGVVSGVGKGRHTSTQAVALALPEGGWAVDTPGIRSFGLAHITPDDIVMAFPDMKEMAEECPPGCGHLGGEEDPECRLDELVTTGAATERRLESLRRLLESRGKLEEYD